DNA from Streptomyces rishiriensis:
GAGGTCTGGGCAGGAGCGAGGGGCCCCGGACCGAGAAGTCCGCGCCGCTGAAGTCAACGTGGTGCAGCCTGTCGCGGTCGAGGAAACGGCCGGTCGGCGCATCCCGTGTCGCGGCGCCGTCCTCCCAGCTGTCCCACAACCTCGCCGCCACGTCGGCGACTTCACCGGCCTCCCGCCACAGCGCGTCCGGCGGTGCGGAGTGCCGGCGGCCGAAGAGCCGGGCCTCCCCCTCCGTGCCGGAGACGTCGATCCGCCAGCCGGCCCGGCCCCGGCTGACCCAGTCGAGGGTGGCGACCGTGGCCTGGACGTGGAAGGGCTCGGTGTGGGTGGTGGTGAGGGTGGGCACCAGTCCGACGCGCCGCGTGGCGGGCGCCACCCGGGACAGCACGGCCGACGCGTCGGGCCCTGGACGGGCGAAGGTGTCGTCCAGCGTCACGAAGTCGAGCCCGCCCCGTTCGGCGAGCCGCGCCAGCTCGACGTAGGGGCCGGCGTCGTACACCCCCGGCCGGTCGACGGCGGCCGCCAGATGCAGCGGGCCCCGGCCGTGCGATGAGGTCATGGGGGAGAACCCTTTCTTCCGTGACGCTTCGACAGGGAGCGGTTCATCCGACGGCATCGGCGCCCAGATCCCGCAGGAACACCAGGGCGGCCCGGGCGGTGGCGTCGTTCTGCCGGAACGCGGGGCCGCCGGTGCGCGGCCGGGTGAACGCGCCCGAGGCACGGCCGTCGGTGTGCGGCCCGAGCGCGAAACGCCGTGGGTGCGGCCGGCCGTCCCGGTCCAGCACCCGCCCGTCGACCCGGTCCACCCGCAGCAGCCCGTCCGGGGTCTCGCCGGCGCCGTCGGCGTGCAGCCGCCGCACCAGCGGGTCGAGGGCGCGCCGGAGCGTCGGCTCCGGCAGCCGGGCCTCCACCAGCGCCCGCGCCTCGACCGAGAACCCCGGCACGGTGGCGCTCGACGCCTGGAACACCCCGTCCCGCGCGCGTACGGCCATGTCGGCGCCGACGAACTTCAGCACGCCCGCCCGGGACAGCGCGAGCAGCTGTCTCAGCCGGGGGCCCGGCGGCCCCGAGGCGAGGTAGCTGAAGAACCCGTGCCACCAGGAGCCGATGTCGCCGAGCCGGACCAGCTGTCCGTAGACGGACAGCAGTCCCAGGAAGACGGCCAGGTCCGTGCTGTGCGCCGCGTCGTGGCGGCGGCTCAGGTCGCTCTCCACATAGCCGCGCAGCCCTTCCTGGAACTCCTCGAAGGACCCGTACGTCACCGCGTCCAACGGCCGGTCCAGCGCGGCCAGGTCGAGCCGGTCCCGCGGATCGGGCACGGCGGACGCCACCAGGGCCTCCCGTTCGGCGCCCTCGGACGCGGCCTCGTACTTCTCCTCGAAGTCGGTCCAGGCGATCGCGGTCCGCTCGGCGTGGACCGTGAACAGCCGGTGGTAGTGGGCGAACCCCAGCTCCTTCTCCACCAGCGGCCAGACATCCCGCCGGAAGTCGAAGCCCCCGGGCCGCGCGAGCAGCCCGTCGATCTCGGCGGGCCCCAGGAACCGGGGCAGCGGCGGCCGCTCACCGGTCCAGTCGTAGCCGATCTTCGAGTGGTACGGCACTCCGCGCCGCGAGCCGACGTACAGCACCGGTTCCCGCCCCGAAGGCACATAGGCGTCCCCCTCGTACCGACCGCCGCGGCCCTCGGTGAGCAGCACC
Protein-coding regions in this window:
- a CDS encoding LLM class flavin-dependent oxidoreductase, giving the protein MTSSHGRGPLHLAAAVDRPGVYDAGPYVELARLAERGGLDFVTLDDTFARPGPDASAVLSRVAPATRRVGLVPTLTTTHTEPFHVQATVATLDWVSRGRAGWRIDVSGTEGEARLFGRRHSAPPDALWREAGEVADVAARLWDSWEDGAATRDAPTGRFLDRDRLHHVDFSGADFSVRGPSLLPRPPQGHPVRVVDATEEPARSAAARHADVALIRAVSPARARTLRDGLRADAAGAGRDPNSLLVLVSLLIDLGDGEHAAEPGHGGGGPRQTAQGPLYRGGPVDLADLIASWYKDGTADGFHLVPVEPRRDLERLVNGTVALLQHRGLFRTFYPGSTLREHLGLARPANRYQGGAA
- a CDS encoding FAD/NAD(P)-binding protein; translation: MPSETLDPEAPATLVIVGAGPRGTGLIERIAANAPELYGGSRLDIHLVDPHPPGAGRIWRAAQSPLLWMNSHAEDVTMFTDETVEMAGPVRPGPTLHEWAGIDGRTFADRQLQGSYLRWVHEQAVAALPPEITVHHHPRRALRVSGPRAGRQRVWLEGRAQPLPADLVVLALGHLDAELDEEQNGLAAYAREHGLVHLPPDFTADSDLSALPAGEPVLVRGFGLAFVDLMVLLTEGRGGRYEGDAYVPSGREPVLYVGSRRGVPYHSKIGYDWTGERPPLPRFLGPAEIDGLLARPGGFDFRRDVWPLVEKELGFAHYHRLFTVHAERTAIAWTDFEEKYEAASEGAEREALVASAVPDPRDRLDLAALDRPLDAVTYGSFEEFQEGLRGYVESDLSRRHDAAHSTDLAVFLGLLSVYGQLVRLGDIGSWWHGFFSYLASGPPGPRLRQLLALSRAGVLKFVGADMAVRARDGVFQASSATVPGFSVEARALVEARLPEPTLRRALDPLVRRLHADGAGETPDGLLRVDRVDGRVLDRDGRPHPRRFALGPHTDGRASGAFTRPRTGGPAFRQNDATARAALVFLRDLGADAVG